TTATCCAAGGAATCACCGAACTTCTACCAATATCAAGTTCAGGACATTTGGCACTTGTACCCAAACTTTTAGGCTGGGAAGTTCAAAGTATCGTGTTTGACGAATTTGTGCATATGGCAAGTTTCCTAGCCATTTTAATCTTCTTCTGGAAAGATCTTTGGAAAATAGCTACTGACACAATTAAATCACTCGGCAAATTGCCGAAATTTTTTAATTCGATGGGGTTTAAACTTGTAATTGCCACAATTCCAACACTCATTGTAGGAGTTCTATTTAAAGACAAAATCGAAGAGCTAACCGGCAACCATGTTGTTATTGCCATATCACTTATCTCCCTTGGTATAGTCTTTTTGTTTATTGAAACCCTAGTAAAAAACAATAAAAAAATACTCGACCAGGTATCCGTAAAAGACTCACTAGTCGTTGGACTTGCACAACCGATTGCACTTATTCGAGGTGTATCCAGATCAGGCGTAACAATAACTGCAGGACTTTTCAGTGGGCTCACAAAGGAGTCGGCAGCCAGATTCTCGTTTTACATGTCGGCGGTTGTTATGGCAGCATTATCGGTTAAAGGTGTTTACGATATTTTTACTCACCCAAATTCCGAGACCTTGCTAGTCATAATCGTCGGATCTATTGCCTCGTTTTTATCAAGCCTTCTTGCGATAAAGCTTTTATTCGTAGCAATGAAAACCAACACATTTAAATGGTTTGGCATTTATCGAATAATTCTCGGGATTATTACATTACTCCTTCTTTCGTAGACGGGTCTAGACCTGTCTCTACGGATTGTATATAATGACAACATAATTAGACGTCGTTTATTTTATTCCTGCTGCCCATGTTAAGCTCACTCCTAAAACCCAAATCCGTTGCAATAATTGGGGCATCACGCAATCCATCAAAAATTGGCTCGCGCGTATTAAAAAACATAATTTCCGGCGGGTTTGAGGGAGATGTATATCCTGTAAATCCTGAAGCAGAGACAATACAAGGAATAACAGCCTTTGCCTCAGTATCAGATATTCCAACCATTCCGGATATTGCAGTAATCGTTATTCCGGCAGAATATGTGCCCACGGCAGTCGAGGAATGTGTAAAAAAACAAGTACCAAACATAATTGTTATAACCGCAGGTTTCTCTGAAACAGGAAAGCATGGTGCATTTTTGGAGGAACAGGTAAAAGAGCGGCTCAAAGACTCAAATACCCGGCTTCTTGGGGTGAACTGTCTTGGGCTTATTACTCAACGCTCAAAACTTAATGCCTCGTTTGCATCATTCATGCCAAATGATG
This Candidatus Dojkabacteria bacterium DNA region includes the following protein-coding sequences:
- a CDS encoding undecaprenyl-diphosphate phosphatase — its product is MTIIQAIVLGIIQGITELLPISSSGHLALVPKLLGWEVQSIVFDEFVHMASFLAILIFFWKDLWKIATDTIKSLGKLPKFFNSMGFKLVIATIPTLIVGVLFKDKIEELTGNHVVIAISLISLGIVFLFIETLVKNNKKILDQVSVKDSLVVGLAQPIALIRGVSRSGVTITAGLFSGLTKESAARFSFYMSAVVMAALSVKGVYDIFTHPNSETLLVIIVGSIASFLSSLLAIKLLFVAMKTNTFKWFGIYRIILGIITLLLLS